In the genome of Drosophila pseudoobscura strain MV-25-SWS-2005 chromosome 3, UCI_Dpse_MV25, whole genome shotgun sequence, one region contains:
- the cg gene encoding zinc finger protein 189 isoform X3, producing MCAAQNPQPPFGYTWGFADNGSRTAESVLEISPNINYTVSGESMPYLLSTDGSLAVQKDVKGALTGNKGNVVRRMYVVNDPSFPPGTQRVITTGGGSSVVKKQDSQQQVLSLDKNYLLVDQATAAAAAAAAAGDPSVAHHHTLTNGSIVDAKTGQTVLTAGSAAAKSHFGSIGALHLTQEECNEILIKRAIAAGHHQTHTITAADGSHHHSSASGATPSFCSVGGATTLLGDILPGISVQVQKVIQGLEENEDSQGDAPNLKLEPGTLELSPKTELQESMHFSETDATIKKERPYSCDECGKSFLLKHHLTTHARVHTGGERPHICSHCGKSFAHKHCLNTHLLLHSTDRPYQCQECKKSFTLKHHLLTHSRVHSRERPFVCQECGRAFPLKRHLVTHSKFHAGERPYVCEECGESFAQENHLIMHSRFHGSLNPFVCAECGASFPRKFQLVNHGRIHGKIPHSCTVCGKEFLQKRTLVSHMRRVHTGEQAHPCVSCGEGFLTKAELHQHVRAAHNGVNPNTSSATIIANQQQLQQPHHHPGQHPQTITVVSNPGNSTLLTVSTTDANGVARPQFVCRECGSAFNSREALALHLRLHTGDKSLMTDLCALTAALPGHFLSTASLNPGTVVTANPNLVGQNPVPVQIISSTGQVMSQTTLVQAANSTHPQAVVTAVPTMPVHQQQHMQHVAQQQQQQQQQQHVVNVVPANKPKSHFCASCGKGFAAKHGLMQHNRRHPNGGCTVRTHVCECGKAFFQKNHLMLHQRQHLETKPAISQQQEQQQQEAAVAASASGQQPVQVQILPDGHIHGKVIKYEICRSVLPEDQATAQQQQQAGMDVE from the exons ATGCCCTATCTGCTGTCCACGGATGGATCATTGGCCGTACAAAAGGATGTCAAAGGTGCTCTAACCGGCAATAAGGGGAATGTTGTGCGTCGCATGTACGTTGTGAACGATCCTTCGTTTCCGCCCGGTACACAGAG AGTAATAACCACTGGGGGAGGCTCGTCGGTAGTCAAGAAACAGGATTCGCAGCAGCAGGTGCTGAGCCTGGACAAGAACT ATCTCCTGGTTGATCAGGCaactgccgcagcagcagcagccgcggcTGCCGGGGATCCCTCGGTTGCCCACCACCACACATTGACCAACGGTAGTATTGTCGATGCTAAGACCGGACAGACGGTGCTGACGGCGGGCTCCGCGGCTGCAAAGTCGCACTTTGGGTCAATTGGGGCGCTGCACCTCACCCAAGAGGAGTGCAACGAGATCCTGATTAAGCGCGCCATCGCTGCCGGCCACCATCAGACGCACACAATCACCGCTGCCGACGGATCGCATCATCATAGCTCGGCGTCTGGCGCGACACCAA GTTTCTGTTCCGTTGGCGGCGCAACAACACTCTTAGGTGACATACTTCCTGGTATTTCAGTTCAAGTCCAGAAAGTAATACAAGGACTCGAAGAGAACGAGGACTCGCAGGGCGACGCACCCAACTTAAAGTTGGAGCCAGGCACATTAGAGTTGTCCCCAAAGACCGAACTACAGGAATCAATGCATTTCAGCGAA ACGGACGCCACCATCAAGAAGGAACGCCCGTACAGTTGTGACGAGTGCGGCAAGTCCTTTCTGCTCAAGCATCATTTGACAACACACGCACGCGTGCACACAGGTG GTGAGCGACCCCATATCTGTTCCCATTGCGGCAAGAGCTTTGCGCACAAACACTGTCTGAACACGCATCTACTGCTGCATTCAACCGACCGACCCTACCAGTGCCAGGAGTGCAAGAAGAGCTTCACCCTTAAGCATCATCTGTTGACGCACTCGCGCGTCCACAGCCGAGAACGACCCTTCGTGTGCCAGGAGTGCGGACGTGCCTTCCCACTCAAGCGGCACCTGGTCACGCACAGCAAATTCCACGCCGGCGAACGTCCATACGTCTGCGAGGAATGCGGTGAGAGCTTTGCCCAGGAAAACCATCTTATTATGCACTCGCG CTTCCATGGTTCATTGAATCCATTTGTTTGCGCTGAGTGCGGTGCCTCGTTTCCACGCAAGTTCCAGTTGGTGAATCACGGACGCATACACGGCAAGATTCCCCACTCCTGCACCGTTTGCGGAAAAGAGTTTTTACAGAAGCGAACGCTAGTTTCCCACATGAG ACGTGTACACACCGGCGAGCAGGCGCATCCCTGCGTCAGCTGCGGCGAGGGATTCCTCACCAAGGCTGAGCTGCACCAGCACGTGCGGGCAGCGCACAATGGCGTCAATCCCAACACGAGCAGTGCCACCATCATTGCCAACCAACAG cagctgcaacagcccCACCACCATCCGGGACAGCATCCGCAGACGATCACCGTCGTGAGTAACCCGGGCAACTCTACGCTTCTAACGGTCTCCACCACGGATGCCAATGGTGTGGCGCGTCCGCAGTTCGTTTGCCG CGAGTGCGGCAGCGCCTTCAACAGCCGCGAGGCCTTGGCTCTGCATTTGCGACTGCACACCGGCGATAAGAGTCTGATGACCGATTTGTGCGCCTTGACAGCAGCGCTGCCGGGTCACTTCTTGAGTACGGCCAGCCTGAACCCGGGCACTGTGGTGACAGCCAATCCGAATTTGGTGGGCCAGAACCCAGTGCCCGTGCAGATCATATCGTCCACCGGCCAGGTTATGTCGCAGACTACGCTGGTGCAGGCCGCCAACTCGACCCATCCGCAGGCCGTAGTCACTGCCGTGCCAACGATGCCCGTtcatcagcaacagcacatgcaacatgttgcccagcaacaacaacagcagcagcagcaacagcacgtGGTCAATGTGGTGCCGGCCAATAAGCCCAAGTCGCATTTCTGCGCCAGCTGTGGCAAGGGATTCGCCGCCAAACACGGCCTCATGCAGCACAACCGCCGCCACCCGAACGGCGGCTGTACGGTGCGCACTCACGTCTGCGAGTGCGGAAAGGCCTTCTTCCAGAAGAACCATCTAATGCTGCACCAGCGCCAGCACTTGGAGACGAAGCCAGCCATATCACAGCAACAG gagcagcaacaacaggaggCGGCCGTGGCAGCGTCAGCGTCTGGACAGCAACCGGTGCAGGTGCAGATCCTGCCCGATGGCCACATACACGGCAAGGTCATCAAGTACGAGATCTGCCGCAGTGTGCTGCCAGAGGATCAGGCCAcagcacagcaacagcagcaggcaggcatgGATGTGGAGTAG
- the cg gene encoding zinc finger protein 189 isoform X14, whose protein sequence is MCAAQNPQPPFGYTWGFADNGSRTAESVLEISPNINYTVSGESMPYLLSTDGSLAVQKDVKGALTGNKGNVVRRMYVVNDPSFPPGTQRVITTGGGSSVVKKQDSQQQVLSLDKNYLLVDQATAAAAAAAAAGDPSVAHHHTLTNGSIVDAKTGQTVLTAGSAAAKSHFGSIGALHLTQEECNEILIKRAIAAGHHQTHTITAADGSHHHSSASGATPSDILPGISVQVQKVIQGLEENEDSQGDAPNLKLEPGTLELSPKTELQESMHFSETDATIKKERPYSCDECGKSFLLKHHLTTHARVHTGERPHICSHCGKSFAHKHCLNTHLLLHSTDRPYQCQECKKSFTLKHHLLTHSRVHSRERPFVCQECGRAFPLKRHLVTHSKFHAGERPYVCEECGESFAQENHLIMHSRFHGSLNPFVCAECGASFPRKFQLVNHGRIHGKIPHSCTVCGKEFLQKRTLVSHMRRVHTGEQAHPCVSCGEGFLTKAELHQHVRAAHNGVNPNTSSATIIANQQQLQQPHHHPGQHPQTITVVSNPGNSTLLTVSTTDANGVARPQFVCRECGSAFNSREALALHLRLHTGDKSLMTDLCALTAALPGHFLSTASLNPGTVVTANPNLVGQNPVPVQIISSTGQVMSQTTLVQAANSTHPQAVVTAVPTMPVHQQQHMQHVAQQQQQQQQQQHVVNVVPANKPKSHFCASCGKGFAAKHGLMQHNRRHPNGGCTVRTHVCECGKAFFQKNHLMLHQRQHLETKPAISQQQVC, encoded by the exons ATGCCCTATCTGCTGTCCACGGATGGATCATTGGCCGTACAAAAGGATGTCAAAGGTGCTCTAACCGGCAATAAGGGGAATGTTGTGCGTCGCATGTACGTTGTGAACGATCCTTCGTTTCCGCCCGGTACACAGAG AGTAATAACCACTGGGGGAGGCTCGTCGGTAGTCAAGAAACAGGATTCGCAGCAGCAGGTGCTGAGCCTGGACAAGAACT ATCTCCTGGTTGATCAGGCaactgccgcagcagcagcagccgcggcTGCCGGGGATCCCTCGGTTGCCCACCACCACACATTGACCAACGGTAGTATTGTCGATGCTAAGACCGGACAGACGGTGCTGACGGCGGGCTCCGCGGCTGCAAAGTCGCACTTTGGGTCAATTGGGGCGCTGCACCTCACCCAAGAGGAGTGCAACGAGATCCTGATTAAGCGCGCCATCGCTGCCGGCCACCATCAGACGCACACAATCACCGCTGCCGACGGATCGCATCATCATAGCTCGGCGTCTGGCGCGACACCAA GTGACATACTTCCTGGTATTTCAGTTCAAGTCCAGAAAGTAATACAAGGACTCGAAGAGAACGAGGACTCGCAGGGCGACGCACCCAACTTAAAGTTGGAGCCAGGCACATTAGAGTTGTCCCCAAAGACCGAACTACAGGAATCAATGCATTTCAGCGAA ACGGACGCCACCATCAAGAAGGAACGCCCGTACAGTTGTGACGAGTGCGGCAAGTCCTTTCTGCTCAAGCATCATTTGACAACACACGCACGCGTGCACACAG GTGAGCGACCCCATATCTGTTCCCATTGCGGCAAGAGCTTTGCGCACAAACACTGTCTGAACACGCATCTACTGCTGCATTCAACCGACCGACCCTACCAGTGCCAGGAGTGCAAGAAGAGCTTCACCCTTAAGCATCATCTGTTGACGCACTCGCGCGTCCACAGCCGAGAACGACCCTTCGTGTGCCAGGAGTGCGGACGTGCCTTCCCACTCAAGCGGCACCTGGTCACGCACAGCAAATTCCACGCCGGCGAACGTCCATACGTCTGCGAGGAATGCGGTGAGAGCTTTGCCCAGGAAAACCATCTTATTATGCACTCGCG CTTCCATGGTTCATTGAATCCATTTGTTTGCGCTGAGTGCGGTGCCTCGTTTCCACGCAAGTTCCAGTTGGTGAATCACGGACGCATACACGGCAAGATTCCCCACTCCTGCACCGTTTGCGGAAAAGAGTTTTTACAGAAGCGAACGCTAGTTTCCCACATGAG ACGTGTACACACCGGCGAGCAGGCGCATCCCTGCGTCAGCTGCGGCGAGGGATTCCTCACCAAGGCTGAGCTGCACCAGCACGTGCGGGCAGCGCACAATGGCGTCAATCCCAACACGAGCAGTGCCACCATCATTGCCAACCAACAG cagctgcaacagcccCACCACCATCCGGGACAGCATCCGCAGACGATCACCGTCGTGAGTAACCCGGGCAACTCTACGCTTCTAACGGTCTCCACCACGGATGCCAATGGTGTGGCGCGTCCGCAGTTCGTTTGCCG CGAGTGCGGCAGCGCCTTCAACAGCCGCGAGGCCTTGGCTCTGCATTTGCGACTGCACACCGGCGATAAGAGTCTGATGACCGATTTGTGCGCCTTGACAGCAGCGCTGCCGGGTCACTTCTTGAGTACGGCCAGCCTGAACCCGGGCACTGTGGTGACAGCCAATCCGAATTTGGTGGGCCAGAACCCAGTGCCCGTGCAGATCATATCGTCCACCGGCCAGGTTATGTCGCAGACTACGCTGGTGCAGGCCGCCAACTCGACCCATCCGCAGGCCGTAGTCACTGCCGTGCCAACGATGCCCGTtcatcagcaacagcacatgcaacatgttgcccagcaacaacaacagcagcagcagcaacagcacgtGGTCAATGTGGTGCCGGCCAATAAGCCCAAGTCGCATTTCTGCGCCAGCTGTGGCAAGGGATTCGCCGCCAAACACGGCCTCATGCAGCACAACCGCCGCCACCCGAACGGCGGCTGTACGGTGCGCACTCACGTCTGCGAGTGCGGAAAGGCCTTCTTCCAGAAGAACCATCTAATGCTGCACCAGCGCCAGCACTTGGAGACGAAGCCAGCCATATCACAGCAACAGGTATGCTAG
- the cg gene encoding zinc finger protein 189 isoform X17 codes for MCAAQNPQPPFGYTWGFADNGSRTAESVLEISPNINYTVSGESMPYLLSTDGSLAVQKDVKGALTGNKGNVVRRMYVVNDPSFPPGTQRVITTGGGSSVVKKQDSQQQVLSLDKNCDILPGISVQVQKVIQGLEENEDSQGDAPNLKLEPGTLELSPKTELQESMHFSETDATIKKERPYSCDECGKSFLLKHHLTTHARVHTGERPHICSHCGKSFAHKHCLNTHLLLHSTDRPYQCQECKKSFTLKHHLLTHSRVHSRERPFVCQECGRAFPLKRHLVTHSKFHAGERPYVCEECGESFAQENHLIMHSRFHGSLNPFVCAECGASFPRKFQLVNHGRIHGKIPHSCTVCGKEFLQKRTLVSHMRRVHTGEQAHPCVSCGEGFLTKAELHQHVRAAHNGVNPNTSSATIIANQQLQQPHHHPGQHPQTITVVSNPGNSTLLTVSTTDANGVARPQFVCRECGSAFNSREALALHLRLHTGDKSLMTDLCALTAALPGHFLSTASLNPGTVVTANPNLVGQNPVPVQIISSTGQVMSQTTLVQAANSTHPQAVVTAVPTMPVHQQQHMQHVAQQQQQQQQQQHVVNVVPANKPKSHFCASCGKGFAAKHGLMQHNRRHPNGGCTVRTHVCECGKAFFQKNHLMLHQRQHLETKPAISQQQEQQQQEAAVAASASGQQPVQVQILPDGHIHGKVIKYEICRSVLPEDQATAQQQQQAGMDVE; via the exons ATGCCCTATCTGCTGTCCACGGATGGATCATTGGCCGTACAAAAGGATGTCAAAGGTGCTCTAACCGGCAATAAGGGGAATGTTGTGCGTCGCATGTACGTTGTGAACGATCCTTCGTTTCCGCCCGGTACACAGAG AGTAATAACCACTGGGGGAGGCTCGTCGGTAGTCAAGAAACAGGATTCGCAGCAGCAGGTGCTGAGCCTGGACAAGAACT GTGACATACTTCCTGGTATTTCAGTTCAAGTCCAGAAAGTAATACAAGGACTCGAAGAGAACGAGGACTCGCAGGGCGACGCACCCAACTTAAAGTTGGAGCCAGGCACATTAGAGTTGTCCCCAAAGACCGAACTACAGGAATCAATGCATTTCAGCGAA ACGGACGCCACCATCAAGAAGGAACGCCCGTACAGTTGTGACGAGTGCGGCAAGTCCTTTCTGCTCAAGCATCATTTGACAACACACGCACGCGTGCACACAG GTGAGCGACCCCATATCTGTTCCCATTGCGGCAAGAGCTTTGCGCACAAACACTGTCTGAACACGCATCTACTGCTGCATTCAACCGACCGACCCTACCAGTGCCAGGAGTGCAAGAAGAGCTTCACCCTTAAGCATCATCTGTTGACGCACTCGCGCGTCCACAGCCGAGAACGACCCTTCGTGTGCCAGGAGTGCGGACGTGCCTTCCCACTCAAGCGGCACCTGGTCACGCACAGCAAATTCCACGCCGGCGAACGTCCATACGTCTGCGAGGAATGCGGTGAGAGCTTTGCCCAGGAAAACCATCTTATTATGCACTCGCG CTTCCATGGTTCATTGAATCCATTTGTTTGCGCTGAGTGCGGTGCCTCGTTTCCACGCAAGTTCCAGTTGGTGAATCACGGACGCATACACGGCAAGATTCCCCACTCCTGCACCGTTTGCGGAAAAGAGTTTTTACAGAAGCGAACGCTAGTTTCCCACATGAG ACGTGTACACACCGGCGAGCAGGCGCATCCCTGCGTCAGCTGCGGCGAGGGATTCCTCACCAAGGCTGAGCTGCACCAGCACGTGCGGGCAGCGCACAATGGCGTCAATCCCAACACGAGCAGTGCCACCATCATTGCCAACCAACAG ctgcaacagcccCACCACCATCCGGGACAGCATCCGCAGACGATCACCGTCGTGAGTAACCCGGGCAACTCTACGCTTCTAACGGTCTCCACCACGGATGCCAATGGTGTGGCGCGTCCGCAGTTCGTTTGCCG CGAGTGCGGCAGCGCCTTCAACAGCCGCGAGGCCTTGGCTCTGCATTTGCGACTGCACACCGGCGATAAGAGTCTGATGACCGATTTGTGCGCCTTGACAGCAGCGCTGCCGGGTCACTTCTTGAGTACGGCCAGCCTGAACCCGGGCACTGTGGTGACAGCCAATCCGAATTTGGTGGGCCAGAACCCAGTGCCCGTGCAGATCATATCGTCCACCGGCCAGGTTATGTCGCAGACTACGCTGGTGCAGGCCGCCAACTCGACCCATCCGCAGGCCGTAGTCACTGCCGTGCCAACGATGCCCGTtcatcagcaacagcacatgcaacatgttgcccagcaacaacaacagcagcagcagcaacagcacgtGGTCAATGTGGTGCCGGCCAATAAGCCCAAGTCGCATTTCTGCGCCAGCTGTGGCAAGGGATTCGCCGCCAAACACGGCCTCATGCAGCACAACCGCCGCCACCCGAACGGCGGCTGTACGGTGCGCACTCACGTCTGCGAGTGCGGAAAGGCCTTCTTCCAGAAGAACCATCTAATGCTGCACCAGCGCCAGCACTTGGAGACGAAGCCAGCCATATCACAGCAACAG gagcagcaacaacaggaggCGGCCGTGGCAGCGTCAGCGTCTGGACAGCAACCGGTGCAGGTGCAGATCCTGCCCGATGGCCACATACACGGCAAGGTCATCAAGTACGAGATCTGCCGCAGTGTGCTGCCAGAGGATCAGGCCAcagcacagcaacagcagcaggcaggcatgGATGTGGAGTAG
- the cg gene encoding zinc finger protein 189 isoform X5 — translation MCAAQNPQPPFGYTWGFADNGSRTAESVLEISPNINYTVSGESMPYLLSTDGSLAVQKDVKGALTGNKGNVVRRMYVVNDPSFPPGTQRVITTGGGSSVVKKQDSQQQVLSLDKNYLLVDQATAAAAAAAAAGDPSVAHHHTLTNGSIVDAKTGQTVLTAGSAAAKSHFGSIGALHLTQEECNEILIKRAIAAGHHQTHTITAADGSHHHSSASGATPSFCSVGGATTLLGDILPGISVQVQKVIQGLEENEDSQGDAPNLKLEPGTLELSPKTELQESMHFSETDATIKKERPYSCDECGKSFLLKHHLTTHARVHTGGERPHICSHCGKSFAHKHCLNTHLLLHSTDRPYQCQECKKSFTLKHHLLTHSRVHSRERPFVCQECGRAFPLKRHLVTHSKFHAGERPYVCEECGESFAQENHLIMHSRFHGSLNPFVCAECGASFPRKFQLVNHGRIHGKIPHSCTVCGKEFLQKRTLVSHMRRVHTGEQAHPCVSCGEGFLTKAELHQHVRAAHNGVNPNTSSATIIANQQLQQPHHHPGQHPQTITVVSNPGNSTLLTVSTTDANGVARPQFVCRECGSAFNSREALALHLRLHTGDKSLMTDLCALTAALPGHFLSTASLNPGTVVTANPNLVGQNPVPVQIISSTGQVMSQTTLVQAANSTHPQAVVTAVPTMPVHQQQHMQHVAQQQQQQQQQQHVVNVVPANKPKSHFCASCGKGFAAKHGLMQHNRRHPNGGCTVRTHVCECGKAFFQKNHLMLHQRQHLETKPAISQQQEQQQQEAAVAASASGQQPVQVQILPDGHIHGKVIKYEICRSVLPEDQATAQQQQQAGMDVE, via the exons ATGCCCTATCTGCTGTCCACGGATGGATCATTGGCCGTACAAAAGGATGTCAAAGGTGCTCTAACCGGCAATAAGGGGAATGTTGTGCGTCGCATGTACGTTGTGAACGATCCTTCGTTTCCGCCCGGTACACAGAG AGTAATAACCACTGGGGGAGGCTCGTCGGTAGTCAAGAAACAGGATTCGCAGCAGCAGGTGCTGAGCCTGGACAAGAACT ATCTCCTGGTTGATCAGGCaactgccgcagcagcagcagccgcggcTGCCGGGGATCCCTCGGTTGCCCACCACCACACATTGACCAACGGTAGTATTGTCGATGCTAAGACCGGACAGACGGTGCTGACGGCGGGCTCCGCGGCTGCAAAGTCGCACTTTGGGTCAATTGGGGCGCTGCACCTCACCCAAGAGGAGTGCAACGAGATCCTGATTAAGCGCGCCATCGCTGCCGGCCACCATCAGACGCACACAATCACCGCTGCCGACGGATCGCATCATCATAGCTCGGCGTCTGGCGCGACACCAA GTTTCTGTTCCGTTGGCGGCGCAACAACACTCTTAGGTGACATACTTCCTGGTATTTCAGTTCAAGTCCAGAAAGTAATACAAGGACTCGAAGAGAACGAGGACTCGCAGGGCGACGCACCCAACTTAAAGTTGGAGCCAGGCACATTAGAGTTGTCCCCAAAGACCGAACTACAGGAATCAATGCATTTCAGCGAA ACGGACGCCACCATCAAGAAGGAACGCCCGTACAGTTGTGACGAGTGCGGCAAGTCCTTTCTGCTCAAGCATCATTTGACAACACACGCACGCGTGCACACAGGTG GTGAGCGACCCCATATCTGTTCCCATTGCGGCAAGAGCTTTGCGCACAAACACTGTCTGAACACGCATCTACTGCTGCATTCAACCGACCGACCCTACCAGTGCCAGGAGTGCAAGAAGAGCTTCACCCTTAAGCATCATCTGTTGACGCACTCGCGCGTCCACAGCCGAGAACGACCCTTCGTGTGCCAGGAGTGCGGACGTGCCTTCCCACTCAAGCGGCACCTGGTCACGCACAGCAAATTCCACGCCGGCGAACGTCCATACGTCTGCGAGGAATGCGGTGAGAGCTTTGCCCAGGAAAACCATCTTATTATGCACTCGCG CTTCCATGGTTCATTGAATCCATTTGTTTGCGCTGAGTGCGGTGCCTCGTTTCCACGCAAGTTCCAGTTGGTGAATCACGGACGCATACACGGCAAGATTCCCCACTCCTGCACCGTTTGCGGAAAAGAGTTTTTACAGAAGCGAACGCTAGTTTCCCACATGAG ACGTGTACACACCGGCGAGCAGGCGCATCCCTGCGTCAGCTGCGGCGAGGGATTCCTCACCAAGGCTGAGCTGCACCAGCACGTGCGGGCAGCGCACAATGGCGTCAATCCCAACACGAGCAGTGCCACCATCATTGCCAACCAACAG ctgcaacagcccCACCACCATCCGGGACAGCATCCGCAGACGATCACCGTCGTGAGTAACCCGGGCAACTCTACGCTTCTAACGGTCTCCACCACGGATGCCAATGGTGTGGCGCGTCCGCAGTTCGTTTGCCG CGAGTGCGGCAGCGCCTTCAACAGCCGCGAGGCCTTGGCTCTGCATTTGCGACTGCACACCGGCGATAAGAGTCTGATGACCGATTTGTGCGCCTTGACAGCAGCGCTGCCGGGTCACTTCTTGAGTACGGCCAGCCTGAACCCGGGCACTGTGGTGACAGCCAATCCGAATTTGGTGGGCCAGAACCCAGTGCCCGTGCAGATCATATCGTCCACCGGCCAGGTTATGTCGCAGACTACGCTGGTGCAGGCCGCCAACTCGACCCATCCGCAGGCCGTAGTCACTGCCGTGCCAACGATGCCCGTtcatcagcaacagcacatgcaacatgttgcccagcaacaacaacagcagcagcagcaacagcacgtGGTCAATGTGGTGCCGGCCAATAAGCCCAAGTCGCATTTCTGCGCCAGCTGTGGCAAGGGATTCGCCGCCAAACACGGCCTCATGCAGCACAACCGCCGCCACCCGAACGGCGGCTGTACGGTGCGCACTCACGTCTGCGAGTGCGGAAAGGCCTTCTTCCAGAAGAACCATCTAATGCTGCACCAGCGCCAGCACTTGGAGACGAAGCCAGCCATATCACAGCAACAG gagcagcaacaacaggaggCGGCCGTGGCAGCGTCAGCGTCTGGACAGCAACCGGTGCAGGTGCAGATCCTGCCCGATGGCCACATACACGGCAAGGTCATCAAGTACGAGATCTGCCGCAGTGTGCTGCCAGAGGATCAGGCCAcagcacagcaacagcagcaggcaggcatgGATGTGGAGTAG